From the genome of Papaver somniferum cultivar HN1 chromosome 2, ASM357369v1, whole genome shotgun sequence, one region includes:
- the LOC113351225 gene encoding putative F-box protein At3g16210, producing the protein MKGNKEKKSRSRSSACKKKKSNKITKREGKKDKKVLEPMLLPHLPEEIIFEITSRLPLGYRLKFRCVCKSWSIRFNNTKQIVLIGGDNEVYTLDNDLLTSPLLAGKVVRSDKLESSLASTALVNNESYFVGSCNGLVCASPPNNFFCLWNPTTNEYKLLPKPPSDLQVRWGIDGFGYDSNKDDYKVIHIPRMHIVPSKVFIYSLGSNTWKQIQHIPYMFNHEPDEYGVFCNGALHWLAQSGSDESISVIRVLIALDVTSEITREISNQTT; encoded by the coding sequence ATGAAGGGGAATAAGGAAAAGAAATCAAGATCGCGTTCATCTGcatgcaagaaaaagaaaagtaacaaGATAACGAAAAGGGAAGGGAAAAAAGACAAGAAAGTGTTAGAACCGATGTTGCTGCCGCATCTCCCAGAAGAAATCATCTTTGAGATTACTTCCAGGTTACCACTGGGGTATCGCTTAAAATTCAGGTGCGTATGCAAATCTTGGAGCATCCGGTTCAATAACACCAAACAGATAGTGCTCATAGGTGGTGATAATGAAGTGTACACTTTAGATAATGATTTGTTAACATCACCATTGCTTGCTGGTAAAGTAGTACGCAGTGACAAGTTAGAATCATCACTCGCTAGCACAGCGCTGGTGAATAATGAAAGTTACTTTGTGGGTTCATGTAATGGCTTAGTTTGCGCAAGTcctccaaataattttttttgtttatggaACCCTACTACGAATGAGTACAAACTGCTACCGAAACCACCATCTGATCTTCAAGTCCGTTGGGGCATAGATGGGTTTGGTTAtgactcaaacaaagatgattacAAGGTCATACATATTCCCCGCATGCATATCGTCCCATCTAAAGTTTTCATTTATTCACTTGGATCGAATACTTGGAAACAAATTCAACATATCCCTTATATGTTTAATCACGAACCCGATGAATACGGGGTGTTTTGTAATGGGGCTCTTCACTGGTTAGCACAGTCTGGATCAGATGAGTCAATTTCTGTGATCAGAGTCTTGATTGCATTAGATGTAACATCCGAGATCACCAGAGAAATCTCAAACCAGACTACTTGA